One stretch of Hydrogenovibrio kuenenii DSM 12350 DNA includes these proteins:
- the metW gene encoding methionine biosynthesis protein MetW: MFDTELSPEFNLISKWISPDSRVLDLGCGDGQLLSYLKASRNTTGYGMEIDPQKNIQAIAAGINVIQSNLNSHDIDVYFDEDSFDYVIMTQALQVVRRPDILLEKMLTVGKESIITFPNFGHWKNRAQLLWGGRMPQNDALPNTWYDTPNIHLCTFKDFEDLCAEKHIQVVDRAVVNRYHESSVLMKLAPNLLGEVAIYRVKKK, from the coding sequence ATGTTTGATACTGAACTATCCCCTGAATTTAACTTAATTTCTAAGTGGATAAGTCCTGATTCACGCGTGCTCGACTTAGGTTGCGGAGATGGGCAGCTGTTGAGTTATTTAAAGGCTTCTCGCAACACGACTGGTTACGGCATGGAAATAGATCCACAAAAAAACATCCAGGCAATTGCTGCAGGCATTAATGTTATTCAAAGCAACCTCAACAGCCATGATATAGATGTCTACTTTGATGAAGATTCATTTGACTATGTCATTATGACCCAAGCACTGCAAGTTGTTAGGCGTCCCGATATTTTATTGGAAAAAATGCTAACAGTAGGAAAAGAAAGCATCATCACCTTTCCAAACTTTGGTCACTGGAAAAACCGTGCTCAATTGCTTTGGGGAGGCCGCATGCCTCAAAACGATGCTTTGCCTAACACTTGGTACGATACGCCGAATATTCACTTGTGTACTTTTAAAGACTTTGAAGACTTATGTGCAGAAAAACACATCCAAGTCGTTGATAGAGCTGTGGTCAACCGTTATCATGAATCAAGCGTATTAATGAAGCTTGCCCCTAATCTTTTAGGTGAAGTCGCAATTTACCGTGTAAAAAAGAAATAA
- the proC gene encoding pyrroline-5-carboxylate reductase — MNTNIKIGFIGSGNMALSLIKGLLASGFPASNIIATDPSEAKRQSISQTLGIGCLEDNTTAVAESDIIVLAVKPQILQSVCEETRDAAQQKQPLFISIAAGIRSTDITRWLGGDIAVVRTMPNTPSMIQSGATGLYANEFVSSEQKNQAENILRAVGITVWVNTESDLDTVTAVSGSGPAYFFLFMEAMEQAAQGMGLSEQTARILTIQTAFGAAKMALESTDDCAQLRQNVTSPNGTTEKAIQSFESNHLQDIIAEAMMCAKLRAETLADELSDCPPNKKLEQR; from the coding sequence ATGAACACTAACATCAAAATTGGATTTATCGGTTCGGGAAATATGGCCTTAAGCCTTATTAAAGGGCTTTTAGCCAGTGGATTCCCAGCCAGCAACATTATTGCTACGGATCCAAGTGAAGCCAAAAGACAATCCATATCCCAAACACTCGGCATAGGCTGTTTAGAAGACAACACGACGGCTGTTGCAGAATCGGACATCATTGTATTAGCGGTTAAACCTCAAATATTGCAAAGTGTTTGTGAAGAAACACGTGATGCCGCACAACAAAAACAGCCCTTATTCATTTCAATAGCTGCTGGCATTCGCTCTACCGACATTACTCGCTGGCTAGGCGGCGATATAGCCGTTGTCCGCACTATGCCAAACACTCCCTCCATGATTCAAAGCGGTGCAACCGGTCTTTATGCAAACGAGTTTGTCTCTTCTGAACAAAAAAACCAGGCTGAAAACATTCTTCGCGCTGTTGGTATCACCGTTTGGGTCAATACCGAAAGTGACTTAGACACGGTTACCGCTGTATCCGGCTCTGGACCAGCCTACTTTTTCTTGTTTATGGAAGCAATGGAACAAGCCGCTCAAGGTATGGGGCTAAGTGAACAAACTGCTCGTATTTTAACCATTCAAACCGCATTTGGCGCTGCAAAAATGGCTCTTGAAAGCACGGATGACTGTGCACAGTTAAGACAAAATGTTACCTCACCAAATGGCACCACCGAAAAGGCTATACAATCATTTGAAAGCAATCATCTTCAGGACATTATTGCAGAGGCTATGATGTGTGCTAAACTTCGTGCAGAAACGCTGGCGGACGAACTTTCAGACTGCCCCCCAAATAAAAAACTAGAACAACGATAA
- the metX gene encoding homoserine O-succinyltransferase MetX, translating to MNSVGIVHSQTLHISTPLNMVCGSVLPEYDLAFETYGELNDDHSNAILICHALSGHQHVAGFHEGDKDAGWWDSYIGPGKVIDTDRFFVVCSNNLGGCHGSSGPTSINPETGQVYGPDFPIVTCKDWVNSQNELRKYLKIEAWAAIIGGSMGGMQVMQWAIDYPDKIKHAVVIASAPKLSAQNIAFNEVARRAIMTDPDFLDGRFIEKNTTPKRGLALARMLGHLTYLSDDLMGTKFGRELREGKLNYNYEVEFQVESYLRYQGEKFATKQNFDANTYLLMTKALDYFDPASEYDNDLTKALSHAKAKFLVISFTTDWRFAPERSHEIVKALLDNDADVSYAEIESKHGHDAFLLPNPHYENVFRAYLNQVVCRDIAPVPEESQHV from the coding sequence ATGAATTCGGTCGGTATTGTTCACTCTCAAACTTTGCATATTTCCACACCTTTAAACATGGTGTGCGGTTCAGTATTACCTGAATACGACCTTGCTTTCGAAACCTATGGCGAGCTGAACGATGATCACTCTAATGCCATCTTAATTTGTCATGCACTGAGTGGACATCAGCATGTAGCTGGTTTTCACGAAGGTGACAAAGACGCTGGCTGGTGGGATAGCTACATTGGCCCTGGTAAAGTTATTGATACCGATAGGTTTTTTGTCGTTTGTTCGAACAACCTTGGCGGTTGCCATGGTTCATCCGGCCCAACTTCGATCAATCCAGAAACTGGACAGGTTTATGGTCCTGATTTTCCAATTGTTACCTGTAAAGACTGGGTTAATAGCCAAAATGAGTTACGTAAATATCTAAAGATTGAAGCTTGGGCAGCGATCATCGGTGGTTCTATGGGCGGCATGCAAGTCATGCAGTGGGCTATCGACTATCCAGACAAAATAAAACATGCTGTTGTCATCGCATCCGCCCCCAAACTTTCCGCTCAAAACATCGCCTTTAACGAAGTGGCGCGCCGCGCAATCATGACTGATCCAGACTTTCTAGATGGGCGTTTTATCGAAAAGAATACCACACCAAAACGTGGTTTAGCCTTAGCCAGAATGTTAGGACACTTAACCTATTTATCAGATGACTTGATGGGCACCAAGTTTGGACGCGAACTGCGAGAAGGCAAGCTGAATTATAACTACGAAGTTGAATTCCAAGTAGAGAGCTACTTACGCTATCAAGGTGAAAAGTTTGCCACCAAGCAAAACTTTGACGCTAATACCTACTTGCTAATGACGAAAGCACTAGACTATTTTGACCCAGCCTCAGAGTATGACAACGACCTAACCAAAGCGCTCTCTCACGCTAAAGCAAAGTTTTTAGTTATTTCTTTTACGACTGATTGGCGCTTCGCACCAGAACGCTCTCATGAGATTGTTAAAGCTTTATTAGATAACGATGCCGATGTCAGCTATGCAGAAATTGAATCTAAGCACGGTCACGATGCTTTCTTACTGCCCAACCCTCATTATGAGAATGTTTTCAGAGCTTATCTAAATCAAGTAGTATGTAGAGATATTGCACCTGTTCCAGAGGAGAGTCAGCATGTTTGA
- a CDS encoding YggT family protein → MSPLSQGGLFLIQFAAGLIVFLLILRFMLRAAHVDWRHPIVTFIAKVTNPLCAPINKLLAVRGRWDWSALLTALVIEAISAYLLGWLAGQNFSLLLITIYSITEILNQLLDMMFWIIIIQAVLSWIVHGYNPNVAIFYQLAEPILRPFQKVVPPISGLDLSPIVAILVIKLIQIVVVGSIAQLGQGLVV, encoded by the coding sequence ATGTCACCACTAAGTCAGGGCGGATTATTCTTAATTCAGTTCGCCGCAGGATTGATCGTCTTTCTACTCATCCTGCGATTTATGCTTAGAGCTGCACATGTTGACTGGCGCCACCCTATTGTTACCTTCATTGCAAAAGTAACCAACCCTCTTTGTGCGCCCATCAACAAATTACTAGCTGTTCGAGGGCGATGGGATTGGAGTGCACTCCTAACGGCTCTAGTTATCGAAGCCATATCAGCCTACTTATTAGGCTGGTTAGCAGGACAAAACTTTAGCCTCCTACTTATTACTATTTATAGCATTACCGAAATCCTAAACCAACTGCTTGATATGATGTTTTGGATTATCATTATTCAAGCTGTTCTTAGCTGGATAGTGCATGGTTACAATCCGAATGTAGCGATTTTTTATCAACTGGCAGAACCCATTCTTCGCCCCTTCCAAAAAGTCGTTCCTCCAATAAGTGGACTGGATCTTTCTCCTATCGTGGCGATTTTAGTTATCAAGCTCATTCAAATTGTCGTTGTCGGTTCTATTGCACAGCTTGGACAAGGATTAGTTGTTTAA
- a CDS encoding YggS family pyridoxal phosphate-dependent enzyme gives MNIDNPELLERYHKVLNHIRKLDPDQKVSLLAVSKTKPIEDIICLAEAGQKSFGENYLQEALTKISARPDLDWHFIGPIQSNKTKPIAEHFNWVHSVDRLKIAQRLSNQRPTNLPPLKILLEVNVDAEESKSGFTPDEVISVAAEIAELPNLALRGLMAIPAHHDTLETQRRPFRKMRELLETLQLQLPEQNLDTLSMGMSSDLEAAILEGATIVRIGTDIFGAREVKNNA, from the coding sequence ATGAATATTGATAACCCTGAATTACTTGAACGCTATCATAAGGTACTCAACCATATCCGCAAGTTAGATCCTGACCAAAAGGTTTCCCTACTCGCTGTCAGCAAAACTAAACCGATTGAAGACATTATTTGCCTTGCTGAAGCCGGCCAAAAAAGCTTTGGCGAAAACTATCTGCAAGAAGCTCTGACAAAAATCAGTGCGCGCCCAGATTTGGATTGGCATTTTATTGGCCCTATCCAGTCAAACAAAACCAAGCCGATTGCCGAACATTTCAATTGGGTTCACAGCGTAGACCGCCTGAAAATAGCACAACGTTTAAGTAATCAACGCCCGACAAATTTACCACCATTGAAAATACTACTCGAAGTGAATGTGGATGCCGAAGAAAGTAAGTCTGGCTTCACGCCTGACGAAGTCATTTCAGTCGCAGCGGAAATTGCCGAATTGCCGAATTTAGCACTAAGAGGGTTGATGGCGATTCCAGCACACCATGATACTTTAGAAACGCAACGCAGACCCTTTCGTAAAATGCGAGAGTTACTTGAAACCCTTCAACTACAACTACCGGAACAAAACTTAGATACCTTATCAATGGGTATGTCCTCTGATCTGGAAGCTGCTATTTTAGAAGGTGCTACGATTGTACGAATTGGTACCGATATATTTGGCGCACGCGAAGTTAAAAATAACGCATAA
- a CDS encoding methyl-accepting chemotaxis protein translates to MRNNQPIINEEYQVPQGIHLVSKTDLAGNIIECNDAFEAASGFTRNELIGQPHNIIRHPDVPPAVFKDLWKTLKEGLTWTQLVKNRRKNGGFYWVLAQATPLFSNGKITGYMSVRSAINEEQKRAATQAYKDIASGKAHIYYGQIHYGINWNKFNIFAGIKLSILLPAIAVVGFLPIFATKFFDAHFAFEYSGLAFLFISLIWFGFKQERNYAKFTNQLLQLASGEILNSPNINPKSSSARLIKSMESVSLAYMASCEDAAYQVDKARQMQLVLDKTNSNVMMADKNYNITYMNERLKSLFEEKYDQIKSEFPNFDVKTLIGSNIDIFHKHPEHNRAMLDKMTDEMKANISINGLSFELHVMAMNDRTGERIGTIVEWVDRTQDVIIIQEVKHTIDLMKSGILDQRIDVSKISGVTREVSESINELIDALETPINQAIKVATDMAEGTLNHHIETKAHGRFALLQDALNVAVDNLGSLIGQTKNAINSVKGSALEISNSSIELNDRTQQQAASIEETAASMEQMTSTVKQNADNAMEASRVTKDSARQAGNGVSVMESAIEAMEQIHASSHKINDIIGLIDNIAFQTNLLALNAAVEAARAGEHGRGFAVVAGEVRSLAGKSADAAKDIRKLIEDTVQKVSEGTQNVKNSGDSLTEIVDSIHKVNHIIEEIAASSHEQSEGVDQVNLAITNIDGAVQQNAALVEESTATSEQLGNMAEAMDHTISAFSIGDFMSHLYTPAETMGFDFSNARRGHRQWRVKVRAYINHVDIDFDRQTAADGRACALGHFLYGPGKAVSHLASYSSLEQAHADLHAFIGSVLDLVDIGDIEKANLEMDKLEAMSLDVIDKITALEKDIAMGGASVEHSAPQSNMKSIDSSSPATSKHGTEKLPGSLTEQPKSSVQTPKPYKSEINQNDEWGEF, encoded by the coding sequence ATGAGAAATAACCAACCAATAATTAATGAAGAATATCAAGTCCCTCAAGGAATTCACCTTGTATCAAAAACAGATTTAGCTGGCAACATTATTGAATGTAACGATGCATTTGAAGCGGCTAGCGGCTTTACTCGAAACGAACTGATAGGACAACCCCACAACATTATCCGTCATCCCGATGTTCCACCAGCAGTATTTAAGGATTTGTGGAAAACGCTCAAAGAAGGCCTAACGTGGACTCAACTGGTAAAAAACCGACGCAAAAATGGTGGATTTTATTGGGTACTTGCACAGGCGACACCTCTTTTTTCAAATGGCAAAATTACCGGTTACATGTCCGTTCGATCTGCCATAAATGAAGAGCAAAAACGTGCTGCAACGCAAGCCTACAAAGATATTGCTTCAGGAAAAGCGCATATTTACTATGGCCAAATTCATTACGGCATCAACTGGAATAAATTCAATATTTTCGCCGGCATTAAACTGTCTATTCTTCTCCCTGCTATAGCAGTAGTTGGATTTCTTCCAATATTCGCTACTAAGTTTTTTGACGCACATTTCGCATTTGAATATTCTGGCCTAGCCTTCTTATTTATCTCACTTATTTGGTTTGGATTTAAACAAGAACGTAACTATGCCAAATTCACGAACCAACTACTACAACTCGCTAGTGGGGAAATATTAAATTCACCTAACATTAACCCAAAATCCTCTTCGGCAAGATTAATTAAAAGCATGGAATCCGTTTCTCTTGCTTACATGGCAAGCTGCGAAGATGCTGCCTATCAGGTTGATAAAGCACGTCAAATGCAATTGGTTCTAGACAAAACCAATAGCAATGTGATGATGGCTGATAAGAATTACAACATCACCTATATGAATGAGCGACTCAAAAGTCTTTTTGAAGAGAAATATGACCAAATCAAATCAGAATTCCCCAATTTTGATGTCAAAACACTCATCGGCTCCAATATCGACATTTTCCATAAACATCCTGAACATAACCGTGCCATGCTAGACAAAATGACGGATGAAATGAAAGCTAACATTTCTATCAACGGCCTTAGTTTCGAATTACACGTTATGGCGATGAATGATCGCACTGGCGAACGTATAGGAACCATTGTCGAGTGGGTAGATCGCACGCAAGACGTCATTATCATTCAAGAAGTTAAGCACACCATTGATTTAATGAAGTCCGGTATTCTTGACCAAAGAATAGATGTTTCAAAAATATCAGGCGTTACCCGAGAGGTAAGTGAGTCTATCAATGAACTGATTGATGCTTTGGAAACGCCAATTAATCAAGCAATCAAAGTCGCTACCGATATGGCAGAGGGTACATTAAACCACCATATCGAAACCAAAGCACATGGGCGTTTTGCATTACTACAAGATGCTTTAAATGTTGCCGTAGACAACCTTGGATCTTTAATTGGTCAGACCAAAAACGCCATCAACAGCGTCAAGGGGAGCGCACTAGAAATCAGTAATTCAAGTATTGAACTTAATGATCGTACGCAACAGCAAGCTGCCTCTATTGAAGAAACCGCTGCCAGCATGGAGCAGATGACATCTACAGTCAAACAAAATGCAGACAATGCTATGGAAGCCAGTAGAGTCACAAAAGATAGCGCTCGACAAGCGGGTAACGGAGTCAGCGTAATGGAAAGTGCCATCGAAGCAATGGAACAAATCCATGCATCCAGCCACAAAATCAATGACATTATCGGCTTAATAGACAATATTGCCTTCCAAACCAACCTACTGGCACTTAACGCTGCTGTTGAAGCGGCAAGAGCTGGAGAGCATGGACGGGGCTTTGCAGTAGTTGCGGGAGAAGTACGAAGTCTAGCTGGCAAATCCGCTGACGCAGCCAAAGACATCCGTAAGTTAATTGAAGATACCGTACAAAAAGTGTCCGAAGGAACACAGAACGTCAAAAACTCTGGTGACTCTCTAACAGAAATTGTAGATTCGATTCATAAAGTAAATCATATTATTGAAGAGATTGCCGCTTCAAGCCATGAGCAATCTGAAGGCGTTGATCAAGTCAATTTGGCAATTACCAATATTGATGGCGCAGTACAACAAAATGCTGCTCTGGTTGAAGAATCCACTGCTACGTCAGAACAACTAGGCAATATGGCTGAAGCGATGGATCATACGATTTCAGCATTTTCGATTGGTGACTTTATGTCTCATCTTTATACACCTGCTGAAACCATGGGATTCGACTTCTCTAATGCTCGCCGTGGACATAGACAATGGCGAGTCAAAGTCAGAGCTTATATCAACCATGTTGATATTGACTTTGACCGTCAAACTGCGGCAGATGGTAGAGCATGCGCACTAGGGCATTTTCTATATGGACCGGGCAAAGCGGTAAGTCATCTTGCAAGCTACAGTTCTCTTGAACAGGCACATGCTGACTTGCATGCATTTATCGGTTCAGTCTTAGACTTAGTTGATATTGGAGATATTGAAAAAGCCAATCTAGAAATGGATAAACTCGAAGCCATGAGCTTAGATGTCATTGACAAAATCACCGCGCTTGAAAAAGACATTGCTATGGGGGGTGCAAGTGTGGAGCATAGCGCACCACAGTCAAACATGAAATCTATTGATTCTAGCTCACCTGCTACATCAAAGCATGGCACAGAAAAACTTCCGGGCTCATTGACTGAGCAACCAAAATCTAGCGTGCAAACACCAAAGCCCTACAAATCTGAAATTAATCAAAATGATGAGTGGGGGGAGTTTTAA
- the ppk2 gene encoding polyphosphate kinase 2: MKKIQSSDVSYPYDERMPREEYEAIKQSLQIELLKLQSWVKQEGKRIVILFEGRDAAGKGGTIKRFMEHLNPRGARVVALDKPSETEEGQWYFQRYIEHLPTAGEIVLFDRSWYNRAGVERVMGFCTPLEYTQFMHQAPEFERLIVADGVTLIKLWFSVGQKEQLKRFKERKHDPLKQWKLSPIDLASLDRWDDYTQAKEDMFFYTNTTDAPWTVVKSNDKKRARIEAMRFVLGKFEYDEKNAEIVGEVDPLIVSSGEAVFQED, translated from the coding sequence ATGAAAAAAATACAATCCAGTGACGTCAGTTATCCTTATGACGAAAGGATGCCTCGTGAAGAGTACGAAGCAATTAAACAGTCATTACAAATTGAATTACTAAAGCTACAGAGTTGGGTAAAGCAAGAAGGTAAACGTATTGTTATCTTGTTTGAAGGCCGTGACGCTGCGGGGAAAGGTGGAACCATCAAACGTTTTATGGAACACCTAAACCCCCGTGGCGCGCGCGTGGTAGCATTGGATAAGCCGTCTGAAACAGAAGAGGGGCAATGGTATTTTCAGCGTTATATAGAACACCTGCCAACTGCTGGAGAAATCGTTTTATTTGACCGCTCTTGGTATAACCGAGCTGGGGTTGAAAGAGTGATGGGATTTTGTACGCCATTAGAGTACACCCAGTTTATGCATCAGGCACCGGAGTTTGAGCGTTTGATTGTGGCAGATGGTGTTACTTTGATTAAGCTTTGGTTTTCAGTCGGGCAAAAAGAGCAACTCAAGCGCTTTAAAGAACGTAAGCATGATCCGTTAAAACAATGGAAATTAAGCCCAATAGATTTGGCATCGCTTGATAGGTGGGATGATTACACACAAGCAAAAGAAGATATGTTTTTTTACACCAATACTACTGATGCGCCTTGGACGGTTGTGAAATCTAATGACAAAAAACGTGCTCGAATTGAAGCCATGCGTTTTGTGTTAGGTAAGTTTGAGTATGACGAAAAAAATGCAGAAATTGTCGGTGAAGTTGACCCACTGATTGTGAGTAGTGGGGAAGCAGTTTTTCAAGAAGATTGA